Proteins encoded within one genomic window of Panicum virgatum strain AP13 chromosome 1N, P.virgatum_v5, whole genome shotgun sequence:
- the LOC120656493 gene encoding RNA-binding protein 42-like isoform X1: MSTQSISPAAATPSYFPVPFHLQNPQYAAWPAAAAAAPAVAPVPVPAYNAVYPLPQVQQAQQLFQKDSKIITPEALATVKAAIANSEKDKKVEATKKVVPRKAAGQSWEDPTLADWPENDFRLFCGDLGNEVNDDVLTKAFSKYPSFNMARVIRDKWTGKTKGYGFVSFANASDLAAALKEMNGKYVGNRPIKLRKSTWKNRIDFEALEKGKTQPQKKIKPQKRSVLHK; this comes from the exons ATGTCGACGCAGTCCAtttcgccggcggccgcgaccCCGTCCTACTTCCCCGTGCCCTTCCACCTCCAGAACCCGCAGTACGCCGCGTGGCCTGCggcagccgccgcggcgccggcggtggcgccggtgccCGTGCCCGCGTACAACGCCGTCTACCCCTTGCCCCAGGTTCAGCAG GCACAACAGTTGTTCCAGAAGGACTCAAAGATAATCACTCCTGAGGCTCTAGCTACTGTTAAGGCTGCTATTGCAAATAGCGAGAAAGACAAGAAGGTTGAAGCAACAAAGAAGGTAGTGCCTCGAAAGGCAGCGGGGCAAAGTTGGGAGGACCCAACCTTGGCTGATTGGCCTGAAA ATGATTTCCGTTTGTTCTGTGGTGATCTTGGAAATGAAGTGAATGACGATGTTCTTACCAAGGCATTCTCAAAATATCCATCCTTTAACATGGCCAGG GTTATACGGGATAAATGGACTGGTAAGACTAAAGGATACGGTTTTGTTAGTTTTGCAAATGCGTCTGATCTTGCTGCTGCCTTGAAAGAGATGAACG GTAAGTATGTCGGAAACCGGCCAATCAAATTACGGAAGAGCACATGGAAGAACAGGATAGACTTTGAAGCATTGGAGAAGGGGAAG ACTCAACCACAGAAGAAAATCAAACCGCAGAAAAGAAGTGTCCTTCACAAGTGA
- the LOC120656493 gene encoding RNA-binding protein 42-like isoform X2, producing MSTQSISPAAATPSYFPVPFHLQNPQYAAWPAAAAAAPAVAPVPVPAYNAVYPLPQVQQLFQKDSKIITPEALATVKAAIANSEKDKKVEATKKVVPRKAAGQSWEDPTLADWPENDFRLFCGDLGNEVNDDVLTKAFSKYPSFNMARVIRDKWTGKTKGYGFVSFANASDLAAALKEMNGKYVGNRPIKLRKSTWKNRIDFEALEKGKTQPQKKIKPQKRSVLHK from the exons ATGTCGACGCAGTCCAtttcgccggcggccgcgaccCCGTCCTACTTCCCCGTGCCCTTCCACCTCCAGAACCCGCAGTACGCCGCGTGGCCTGCggcagccgccgcggcgccggcggtggcgccggtgccCGTGCCCGCGTACAACGCCGTCTACCCCTTGCCCCAGGTTCAGCAG TTGTTCCAGAAGGACTCAAAGATAATCACTCCTGAGGCTCTAGCTACTGTTAAGGCTGCTATTGCAAATAGCGAGAAAGACAAGAAGGTTGAAGCAACAAAGAAGGTAGTGCCTCGAAAGGCAGCGGGGCAAAGTTGGGAGGACCCAACCTTGGCTGATTGGCCTGAAA ATGATTTCCGTTTGTTCTGTGGTGATCTTGGAAATGAAGTGAATGACGATGTTCTTACCAAGGCATTCTCAAAATATCCATCCTTTAACATGGCCAGG GTTATACGGGATAAATGGACTGGTAAGACTAAAGGATACGGTTTTGTTAGTTTTGCAAATGCGTCTGATCTTGCTGCTGCCTTGAAAGAGATGAACG GTAAGTATGTCGGAAACCGGCCAATCAAATTACGGAAGAGCACATGGAAGAACAGGATAGACTTTGAAGCATTGGAGAAGGGGAAG ACTCAACCACAGAAGAAAATCAAACCGCAGAAAAGAAGTGTCCTTCACAAGTGA